Proteins encoded by one window of Acuticoccus sp. MNP-M23:
- the rplN gene encoding 50S ribosomal protein L14, with the protein MIQMQTNLAVADNSGARRVMCIKVLGGSKRKYASVGDIIVVSVKEATPRGRVKKGDVARAVVVRTAKAIKRADGSVIRFDGNAAVLVNNNKEPIGTRIFGPVPRELRASNHMKIISLAPEVL; encoded by the coding sequence ATGATTCAGATGCAAACTAACCTCGCCGTCGCCGATAATAGCGGTGCACGCCGGGTCATGTGCATCAAGGTCCTGGGCGGGTCGAAGCGGAAATACGCTTCTGTGGGTGACATCATTGTGGTGTCGGTCAAGGAAGCCACTCCGCGCGGCCGCGTCAAAAAAGGCGACGTTGCCAGGGCTGTTGTGGTGCGCACGGCGAAGGCGATCAAGCGGGCTGACGGTTCGGTCATCCGCTTCGACGGCAATGCGGCTGTTCTTGTTAACAACAACAAGGAGCCCATCGGCACGCGTATCTTCGGCCCAGTGCCGCGTGAGCTGCGTGCCTCGAACCACATGAAGATTATTTCGCTCGCGCCGGAGGTGTTGTAA
- the rplX gene encoding 50S ribosomal protein L24, giving the protein MAAKIKKGDRVVVLAGRDKGKTGEVQRVIPKDNRAMVAGINTVQRHQKQTASQEGGIISKSAPIDLSNVALADPKDGKPTRVGFDVRDGKKVRVAKRSGEVIDG; this is encoded by the coding sequence GTGGCTGCGAAAATCAAGAAGGGCGACCGCGTCGTCGTTCTCGCCGGCCGCGACAAGGGCAAGACCGGTGAAGTTCAGCGCGTGATCCCCAAGGACAACCGCGCAATGGTTGCTGGCATCAACACGGTGCAGCGCCATCAGAAGCAGACTGCGAGCCAGGAAGGCGGGATCATTTCGAAATCTGCGCCGATCGACCTGTCGAACGTCGCTCTGGCAGACCCGAAGGACGGCAAGCCGACCCGCGTCGGTTTCGACGTTCGTGACGGCAAGAAGGTGCGCGTGGCCAAGCGCTCCGGGGAGGTCATCGATGGCTGA
- the rplE gene encoding 50S ribosomal protein L5, protein MPEGYEPRYAKMYRDVVVPGMMEKFKYTNPMMVPGLDKVVINMGVGEAVNDTRKVQSAVKDLTLIAGQQPVVTRAKNSIAGFKVRENMPIGAKVTLRRQRMFEFLDRFVTIALPRVKDFRGLNPKSFDGRGNFATGIKEHLVFPEIIYDRVDQVWGMDIIVATNAKTDEEAREMLKLFNFPFRDSSAKN, encoded by the coding sequence ATGCCGGAAGGCTACGAGCCGCGCTACGCCAAGATGTACCGTGACGTCGTCGTCCCGGGCATGATGGAAAAGTTCAAGTACACCAACCCGATGATGGTGCCCGGCCTCGACAAGGTCGTCATCAACATGGGCGTCGGCGAAGCCGTCAATGACACCCGCAAGGTCCAGTCCGCCGTCAAGGATCTGACCCTGATCGCCGGCCAGCAGCCGGTGGTGACGCGGGCCAAGAACTCGATCGCAGGCTTCAAGGTCCGCGAAAACATGCCGATCGGCGCGAAGGTCACCCTCCGCCGCCAACGCATGTTCGAGTTTCTGGACCGCTTCGTGACGATCGCGCTGCCGCGTGTGAAGGATTTCCGGGGCCTGAACCCCAAATCGTTCGACGGCCGCGGGAACTTCGCGACGGGCATCAAGGAGCACCTCGTGTTCCCTGAGATCATCTATGACCGTGTCGACCAGGTCTGGGGCATGGATATCATTGTGGCGACCAACGCCAAGACCGACGAAGAGGCGCGAGAGATGTTGAAGCTGTTCAACTTCCCCTTCCGCGACTCTTCGGCGAAGAACTAA
- the rpsN gene encoding 30S ribosomal protein S14 yields MAKKGKIENNNKRKELVEQYAAKREALRAITKDRELPMEERFAAQLELAAMPRNSAPNRVKNRCQVTGRPKAYYRKMQMSRIALRELGSEGKVPGLVKSSW; encoded by the coding sequence ATGGCCAAAAAGGGCAAGATCGAAAACAACAACAAGCGCAAGGAGCTTGTTGAGCAGTACGCGGCGAAGCGTGAGGCACTGCGTGCCATCACGAAGGACCGCGAGCTTCCGATGGAAGAGCGTTTTGCAGCCCAGCTCGAGCTGGCTGCCATGCCGCGCAATTCCGCGCCGAACCGGGTGAAGAACCGTTGCCAGGTGACGGGTCGTCCGAAGGCGTACTACCGGAAGATGCAGATGAGCCGTATCGCGCTGCGCGAGCTTGGGTCCGAAGGTAAGGTCCCCGGTCTCGTGAAGTCGAGCTGGTAA
- the rpsH gene encoding 30S ribosomal protein S8 has translation MNLSDPLGDMLTRIRNAQMRKRSTVLTPGSKLRANVLDVLKTEGYIRGYEMTDGEGGRTEIKIELKYYDNAPVIREIKRVSKPGRRVYSSVTTLPRVRDGLGISILSTSKGVMSEHQARDENVGGEVLCQIF, from the coding sequence ATGAACCTTTCAGATCCTCTCGGCGACATGCTGACCCGCATCCGCAACGCGCAGATGCGCAAGCGGTCCACCGTTCTCACGCCCGGCTCCAAGCTGCGTGCGAACGTCCTCGATGTTCTCAAGACGGAAGGCTACATCCGCGGTTATGAAATGACCGATGGTGAAGGCGGCCGCACCGAGATCAAGATCGAGTTGAAATACTACGACAACGCGCCCGTGATCCGTGAGATCAAGCGCGTGTCCAAGCCCGGACGCCGGGTCTATTCATCGGTGACGACGCTGCCGCGGGTTCGCGACGGTCTCGGCATCTCGATCCTGTCGACGTCCAAGGGCGTCATGAGCGAGCACCAGGCGCGCGACGAAAACGTCGGCGGCGAAGTGCTTTGCCAGATCTTCTAA
- the rplF gene encoding 50S ribosomal protein L6, which produces MSRIGKLAVPIPKGVTATVEGQTVKVKGPKGELEFTVPERVAISQTDDGIKVDPINDEQESRAMWGLSRTMIANLVTGTTDGFTKALQINGVGYRAAVQGKDLVLALGYSHDVKYAIPEGIDIKCPKPTEILVSGIDKQRVGQVAAEIRKWRPPEPYKGKGVKYADETIVRKEGKKK; this is translated from the coding sequence ATGAGCCGAATTGGCAAACTGGCCGTACCGATCCCCAAAGGGGTCACGGCAACCGTTGAAGGGCAGACCGTCAAGGTCAAGGGTCCGAAGGGTGAGCTAGAGTTCACCGTTCCTGAGCGTGTGGCGATCAGCCAGACGGACGACGGGATCAAGGTCGATCCCATCAACGACGAGCAAGAGAGCCGCGCCATGTGGGGCCTCTCGCGCACGATGATCGCGAACCTCGTCACCGGCACGACTGACGGGTTCACCAAGGCACTGCAGATCAACGGCGTCGGTTATCGCGCCGCGGTGCAGGGCAAGGACCTGGTGCTGGCACTCGGTTATTCGCATGACGTGAAGTATGCGATCCCCGAGGGCATCGACATCAAGTGTCCGAAGCCGACCGAGATCCTGGTGTCCGGCATCGACAAGCAGCGGGTTGGCCAGGTGGCCGCAGAGATCCGTAAATGGCGGCCGCCGGAGCCGTACAAGGGCAAGGGCGTGAAGTATGCGGACGAGACGATCGTTCGCAAGGAAGGCAAGAAGAAATGA
- the rplR gene encoding 50S ribosomal protein L18 — protein MSRERIRSDRRRARVRRALKAAANGRPRLSVFRSSKHIYAQLIDDEAGRTVASASTVEKALRSDLKTGADTDAAAQIGKLIAERAKEAGVSKVIFDRGGRLYHGRLKALADAAREGGLEF, from the coding sequence ATGAGCCGGGAACGTATTCGCTCAGACCGTCGCCGCGCACGTGTGCGGCGCGCTCTCAAGGCGGCTGCCAACGGCCGTCCGCGCCTTTCGGTGTTTCGCTCGTCGAAGCACATCTACGCACAGCTCATCGACGACGAGGCAGGCCGCACGGTTGCGTCCGCCTCCACCGTCGAGAAGGCGCTCCGCTCCGATCTCAAGACCGGTGCGGACACCGACGCTGCGGCGCAGATCGGCAAGCTGATTGCCGAGCGCGCCAAGGAAGCCGGCGTGTCGAAGGTGATCTTCGACCGTGGTGGCCGCCTTTATCACGGCCGTCTCAAGGCGCTGGCGGATGCCGCGCGTGAAGGTGGTCTGGAGTTCTAG
- the rpsE gene encoding 30S ribosomal protein S5, translating to MADDRRGGGRRRDHRDDEDNEFTDKLVAINRVAKVVKGGRRFGFAALVVVGDQKGRVGFGHGKAREVPEAIRKATESAKRTLIRVPLREGRTLHHDVAGRHGAGKVFLRAAPAGTGIIAGGPMRAVFETLGIHDIVAKSLGSSNPYNMIRATFDALKDQDSPRSVAARRGLKVSELQSRRRDADITSETVLTSAEGEEQVEMANA from the coding sequence ATGGCTGACGATAGAAGAGGCGGCGGTCGCAGGCGCGATCATCGCGATGACGAAGACAACGAATTTACCGACAAGCTGGTCGCGATCAACCGCGTCGCCAAGGTCGTCAAGGGCGGCCGGCGTTTCGGCTTTGCAGCCCTGGTCGTCGTCGGTGACCAGAAGGGCCGTGTGGGCTTTGGCCACGGCAAGGCGCGCGAAGTGCCGGAAGCTATCCGCAAGGCAACCGAGTCCGCCAAGCGCACGCTGATCCGTGTGCCGCTGCGCGAAGGCCGGACCCTCCACCACGACGTGGCCGGCCGTCACGGCGCGGGCAAGGTGTTCCTGCGTGCAGCGCCCGCTGGTACCGGCATCATCGCCGGCGGCCCGATGCGCGCCGTGTTCGAGACCCTCGGCATCCACGACATCGTGGCAAAGTCGCTGGGCTCGTCCAACCCCTACAACATGATCCGCGCGACGTTCGATGCGCTGAAGGATCAGGACTCTCCGCGCTCCGTGGCTGCACGCCGCGGCCTTAAGGTGTCCGAGCTTCAGTCCCGCCGCCGCGATGCCGACATCACGTCCGAAACCGTTCTGACCTCGGCAGAGGGCGAAGAGCAGGTGGAGATGGCAAATGCCTGA
- the rpmD gene encoding 50S ribosomal protein L30 encodes MPDIRVTEGAKRAQDAGKPVVTIEQTGSALRRPDEQRQTLKGLGLNKMHRRRTLEDTPAVRGMINKVHHLVRIVEDDK; translated from the coding sequence ATGCCTGACATTCGCGTGACTGAAGGTGCCAAGCGCGCCCAGGACGCCGGCAAGCCGGTCGTCACCATCGAACAGACCGGATCGGCGCTTCGCCGCCCGGACGAGCAGCGCCAGACCCTCAAGGGTCTCGGCCTGAACAAGATGCACCGCCGCCGGACGCTGGAAGATACCCCGGCCGTGCGCGGGATGATCAACAAGGTTCACCACCTTGTGCGGATCGTGGAGGACGACAAATGA
- the rplO gene encoding 50S ribosomal protein L15 translates to MKLSELRDNPGAVKSRKRVARGIGSGSGKTAGRGVKGQKSRSGVAIKGYEGGQMPIHMRLPKRGFSNKAFAKKLNIVSLSRLQEAVDAGRLSADGTITAAEMVQAGILRRAKDGVRVLSDGEMKTPLKLSVWGASKAAIDAVEKAGGSIEILAPAPAPAE, encoded by the coding sequence ATGAAGCTGTCTGAACTTCGGGACAATCCGGGCGCGGTCAAGTCGCGCAAGCGCGTTGCACGCGGCATCGGTTCCGGCTCCGGCAAGACCGCTGGCCGTGGTGTCAAGGGTCAGAAGTCGCGCTCCGGCGTGGCGATCAAGGGGTATGAGGGCGGCCAGATGCCGATCCACATGCGCCTGCCCAAGCGCGGGTTCAGCAACAAGGCGTTCGCCAAGAAGCTGAACATCGTGTCGCTGAGCCGCCTGCAGGAAGCCGTCGACGCTGGACGTCTTTCGGCTGATGGCACGATCACCGCCGCAGAGATGGTGCAGGCCGGCATTCTGCGCCGTGCCAAGGATGGCGTTCGCGTCCTGTCCGACGGTGAGATGAAGACGCCGCTGAAGCTCTCCGTCTGGGGTGCTTCCAAGGCCGCCATCGACGCTGTCGAGAAGGCCGGCGGGTCCATCGAGATCCTGGCCCCGGCGCCGGCTCCGGCCGAATAG
- the secY gene encoding preprotein translocase subunit SecY, with protein sequence MASAAEQLAANLNFKAFGKATELKHRIWFTLAALVVYRLGTYVPLPGIDPVALAAAFDQAQSGLLGLFNVFAGGAVGRMAIFALGIMPYISASIIIQLLTTVIPRLEQLKKEGDQGRKQINQYTRYGTVLLATVQAYGISVGLESAGTIVTEPGMFFRFTTVVTLVGGTMFLMWLGEQITSRGVGNGISLIIFAGIIAELPSAVAGMLELGRQGALSTPIILLVIIMAVVVIAFIVFVERAQRRLLIQYPRRQVGNKMFQGDSSHLPLKLNTAGVIPPIFASSLLLVPATLTSFGAGSEGGGVLGTVQALFGHGQPLYMLSYTAMIIFFAFFYTAIVFNPADTADNLKKHGGYIPGIRPGERTAQYIDYVLTRITVVGAIYLVIICLLPEFLIASTAVPFYFGGTSLLIVVSVTMDTVAQVQGHLLAHQYEGLVKKSKLKGKRR encoded by the coding sequence ATGGCGTCAGCCGCCGAACAACTTGCCGCCAATCTGAACTTCAAGGCTTTCGGCAAAGCCACCGAGCTAAAGCACCGCATCTGGTTCACGCTCGCCGCCCTCGTGGTCTACCGGCTCGGAACGTACGTTCCCCTGCCGGGCATCGACCCCGTTGCGCTGGCCGCCGCGTTTGATCAGGCGCAGTCCGGCTTGCTCGGCCTCTTCAACGTGTTTGCCGGTGGTGCCGTCGGGCGCATGGCGATCTTCGCGTTGGGGATCATGCCGTACATTTCGGCCTCGATCATCATCCAGCTTCTGACCACGGTGATCCCGCGGCTGGAGCAGTTGAAGAAAGAGGGCGATCAGGGCCGCAAGCAGATCAACCAATATACCCGCTACGGCACCGTTCTGCTGGCAACGGTCCAGGCCTACGGGATTTCCGTCGGGCTGGAGAGTGCCGGCACGATCGTGACCGAGCCCGGCATGTTCTTCCGCTTCACCACCGTGGTCACGCTGGTCGGCGGCACCATGTTCCTGATGTGGCTGGGCGAGCAGATCACCAGCCGCGGTGTCGGCAACGGCATCTCGCTCATCATCTTCGCCGGCATCATTGCCGAGCTGCCGTCGGCAGTGGCCGGGATGCTCGAGCTTGGCCGTCAGGGCGCGCTGTCGACCCCCATCATCCTCCTGGTCATCATCATGGCCGTGGTGGTGATTGCGTTCATCGTCTTTGTCGAACGGGCGCAGCGGCGGTTGCTGATCCAGTACCCGCGCCGCCAGGTGGGCAACAAGATGTTCCAGGGCGACAGCTCGCATCTGCCGCTGAAGCTGAACACCGCCGGCGTCATCCCTCCGATCTTCGCCTCATCGCTTCTGCTGGTCCCGGCGACACTGACCAGCTTTGGCGCAGGTTCCGAAGGTGGCGGCGTCCTCGGAACGGTGCAGGCGCTGTTCGGCCACGGGCAGCCTCTGTATATGCTGTCCTATACGGCGATGATCATCTTCTTTGCCTTCTTCTATACGGCAATTGTGTTCAACCCGGCCGATACCGCCGACAACCTGAAAAAGCATGGCGGCTATATTCCCGGCATCAGGCCCGGAGAGCGGACCGCCCAGTACATCGACTATGTGCTGACGCGAATCACCGTGGTGGGCGCTATCTATCTGGTGATCATCTGTCTGCTGCCCGAGTTCCTCATCGCGTCGACGGCCGTGCCGTTCTATTTCGGCGGGACATCGCTGCTCATCGTCGTTAGTGTGACCATGGATACGGTCGCTCAGGTTCAGGGACACCTGCTGGCGCACCAGTATGAAGGGCTTGTCAAAAAGTCCAAGTTGAAGGGGAAACGCAGATGA
- a CDS encoding adenylate kinase yields the protein MRLILLGPPGAGKGTQAKKLMEAHAIQQLSTGDMLRAAVKAETPIGLKAKDIMVRGDLVPDDVVNQIVAERIGDPDCSNGFILDGFPRTVAQAEALEAILAEKQLELDAVIELQVDEEALASRVEKRRQESGDAVREDDTVEALRHRLKVYRDQTAPLIEHYRGTGKLRSVDGMQDIETVTANIAAILGEARPQLYATG from the coding sequence ATGAGGTTGATTCTGCTTGGGCCGCCAGGAGCGGGCAAGGGAACGCAGGCCAAGAAGCTGATGGAGGCGCATGCGATCCAGCAGCTTTCCACCGGCGACATGCTGCGCGCTGCCGTCAAGGCCGAGACCCCCATCGGCCTCAAGGCGAAAGACATCATGGTCCGTGGTGACCTGGTGCCCGACGACGTCGTGAACCAGATCGTGGCAGAGCGGATCGGCGATCCGGATTGCAGCAATGGCTTCATCCTCGACGGTTTTCCGCGCACCGTTGCGCAGGCCGAAGCGCTTGAAGCAATCCTGGCGGAAAAGCAGCTTGAGCTTGATGCGGTGATCGAGCTTCAGGTGGACGAGGAGGCACTTGCCTCCCGCGTGGAAAAACGGCGTCAGGAGAGCGGGGACGCGGTCCGGGAAGACGATACGGTGGAGGCTCTGCGCCACCGCCTGAAGGTCTACCGCGACCAGACGGCACCCCTGATCGAACACTACCGCGGGACCGGCAAGCTGCGTTCGGTGGACGGGATGCAGGACATCGAAACGGTGACTGCGAACATCGCAGCGATTCTTGGCGAAGCGCGCCCGCAGCTTTACGCGACCGGGTGA
- the rpsM gene encoding 30S ribosomal protein S13, which translates to MARIAGVNIPTGKRVVIALQYIHGIGSGMAKEITEKVSIPAERRVNELSDAEVLQLRETIDRDYIVEGDLRRETAMNIKRLMDLGCYRGLRHRRSLPVRGQRTHTNARTRKGPAKAIAGKKK; encoded by the coding sequence GTGGCTCGTATCGCAGGTGTTAACATTCCGACCGGGAAGCGCGTTGTCATCGCGCTCCAGTACATTCACGGCATTGGCTCGGGCATGGCCAAGGAAATCACCGAGAAGGTGAGCATTCCCGCCGAGCGCCGCGTGAATGAACTCAGCGACGCCGAAGTGCTTCAGCTGCGTGAGACCATCGATCGCGACTATATCGTCGAGGGCGACCTGCGCCGCGAGACCGCGATGAACATCAAACGGCTTATGGATCTTGGTTGCTACCGCGGCCTGCGTCACCGGCGCAGCCTGCCGGTTCGCGGCCAGCGCACGCATACCAACGCGCGCACCCGCAAGGGTCCCGCGAAGGCCATCGCCGGCAAGAAGAAGTAA
- the rpsK gene encoding 30S ribosomal protein S11, whose protein sequence is MAKEAARVRRKERKNITSGIAHVNASFNNTKITITDAQGNAISWSSSGAMGFKGSRKSTPYAAQVAAEDAAKKASEHGMRTLEVEVTGPGSGRESALRALQAAGFTITSIRDVTPIPHNGCRPPKRRRV, encoded by the coding sequence ATGGCGAAGGAAGCTGCGCGCGTACGGCGCAAAGAGCGAAAGAACATCACGTCGGGCATTGCCCACGTGAACGCCTCTTTCAACAACACCAAGATCACCATCACCGACGCGCAGGGGAATGCGATCTCCTGGTCCTCGTCCGGTGCCATGGGCTTCAAGGGCTCCCGCAAATCCACGCCCTATGCGGCGCAGGTTGCCGCTGAAGATGCCGCCAAGAAGGCATCCGAGCATGGCATGCGCACCCTCGAGGTCGAGGTCACCGGTCCGGGTTCGGGCCGCGAATCGGCACTCCGCGCTCTCCAGGCGGCCGGTTTCACGATCACCTCGATCCGTGACGTGACCCCGATCCCGCACAACGGCTGCCGCCCGCCCAAGCGCCGCCGCGTCTAG
- a CDS encoding DNA-directed RNA polymerase subunit alpha — MTTNQKNWQELIRPNKLDVTPGYDPKRIGSVVAEPLERGFGLTLGNALRRVLLSSLQGAAVTSVQIDGVLHEFSSMTGVREDVTDIILNIKEVAVRMAGEGPKRMVLRKQGPGKVTAGDIQTVGDVSILNPDHVLCTLDEGADVRMEFSVNTGKGYVPADRNRPEDAAIGLIPIDSLYSPVKKVSYKVENTREGQVLDYDKLTLQVETDGSISPEDSVAYAARILQDQLSIFVNFEEPTKPEVSEDVPELAFNPALLKKVDELELSVRSANCLKNDNIVYIGDLIQKSEAEMLRTPNFGRKSLNEIKEVLAQMGLHLGMEVPNWPPENIEELAKRYEDHHY, encoded by the coding sequence GTGACGACCAACCAGAAGAACTGGCAAGAGCTGATTCGGCCCAACAAGCTGGATGTGACGCCGGGTTACGACCCCAAGCGCATCGGTAGCGTTGTTGCGGAGCCGCTGGAGCGGGGCTTCGGCCTCACTCTCGGCAATGCACTTCGCCGCGTGCTCCTGTCTTCGCTCCAGGGCGCGGCCGTCACGTCCGTGCAGATCGACGGCGTCCTGCACGAGTTCTCGTCCATGACCGGCGTCCGCGAGGACGTGACCGACATCATCCTGAACATCAAGGAAGTTGCGGTCCGCATGGCCGGCGAGGGGCCCAAGCGGATGGTTCTGCGCAAGCAGGGTCCTGGCAAGGTCACTGCAGGCGACATCCAGACTGTCGGCGACGTGTCGATCCTCAACCCCGACCACGTGCTGTGCACGCTGGACGAGGGCGCGGACGTTCGCATGGAGTTCTCGGTCAACACCGGCAAGGGTTATGTCCCGGCAGACCGGAACCGGCCGGAAGATGCTGCCATCGGCCTCATCCCGATCGACAGCCTCTATTCGCCGGTCAAGAAGGTGTCCTACAAGGTCGAGAACACCCGCGAAGGTCAGGTTCTGGACTATGACAAGCTGACCCTTCAAGTGGAGACCGACGGCTCGATCTCGCCGGAAGACTCAGTGGCCTACGCAGCGCGGATCCTCCAGGATCAGCTGTCGATCTTCGTGAACTTCGAGGAGCCCACCAAGCCGGAGGTTTCCGAGGACGTTCCCGAGCTTGCGTTCAACCCGGCGCTGCTCAAGAAGGTCGACGAGCTGGAGCTTTCGGTCCGTTCTGCCAACTGCCTGAAGAACGACAACATCGTTTATATCGGTGACCTGATCCAGAAGTCCGAGGCGGAAATGCTCCGCACGCCGAACTTCGGCCGCAAGTCGCTGAACGAGATCAAGGAAGTTCTCGCGCAGATGGGCCTGCACCTCGGCATGGAAGTGCCGAACTGGCCGCCCGAGAACATCGAAGAGCTCGCCAAGCGGTACGAAGACCACCACTATTGA